A portion of the Calliphora vicina chromosome 5, idCalVici1.1, whole genome shotgun sequence genome contains these proteins:
- the blow gene encoding uncharacterized protein blow, producing the protein MDLDIIQSTKEGEITQFLCDVRDYFKASLATSEYENTSNMFYLTASESTEQLLNRCECLLNRLSNKNHKLPINTNASGHNSTFSPLQSTRMESQQWQCNRDKDNDAKQNQSSTEEEVSYLDMSASHNKNNGKSKSPVGKMLDFNSSGDSDKTFRCSTFEVRQNKSFLHRIHDTMTTTTDDDTDADDDNEENENRGDKVNHFEDDPQIYDICQVTTQGSDGEEDEIGLVETQTAITPDSHFSLPNIDCPYMDLPAGHLSIKKSTKYGQLLRIEKRLFFDQTKKCYCGILNDWLLCYADGPTSNRPTISLYLKIPSIEIEHFGEGKRRDVCFQITTCDPNKRFVFQAINEIDAKEWIHAVEAAIRSDIVGIEVRNSSTRKLPTPPVMKKLTFMNSFQRGNEMSSITTSNDCIYEEPSPNHHYATSASSEKLPELPQKQNNSLALANQFEYDVPKCPPQPLKYNSGNDVLLINPYENKGTNSPEKTLPATNCLPSSPPPSTQKISLKMEENLDFQAKVKDVHSKLTSQLSGGPNVKKPLKKSVLSSPQSDAESLATPSIIVSCPTSPMPAATELKKQKKTTTITTPPNSPQKMPNEKSSFAKNWFLNRLNKTTSSTRSNSSSPSNSPSKCKQSEKENLLNSSSDVCDGYDLQVSSMNSNPVSPILKSSSPTCGKSKVNMIINQLEASGHLASMFTVDAVASFSSFCDNDCNNYEPIMTVSTPPSNQLKKV; encoded by the exons ATGGATTTGGATATAATACAATCGACCAAAGAAGGTGAAATCACGCAATTTTTATGCG ATGTTCGAGATTATTTCAAAGCTTCATTAGCAACATCGGAATATGAAAATACATCAAATATGTTCTATTTGACTGCTTCAGAGTCCACGGAACAGCTTTTGAATCGTTGCGAATGCCTATTGAATCGGCTAAGtaacaaaaatcataaattacCCATTAATACGAATGCAAGCGGTCATAACAGTACATTTTCGCCATTGCAAAGCACACGAATGGAAAGTCAGCAATGGCAATGCAATCGAGATAAGGACAATGACGCAAAGCAAAATCAGAGTTCAACAGAAGAGGAGGTTTCATATCTGGATATGTCTGCCTCTCATAATAAGAACAATGGCAAAAgta AATCTCCAGTGGGAAAAATGTTAGACTTTAACAGTTCAGGAGATAGTGATAAAACGTTTCGATGTTCTACATTTGAAGTAAGACAgaataaaagctttttacatCGTATACACGATACCATGACAACAACTACCGACGATGATACTGACGCGGATGATGATAATGAGGAGAACGAGAATCGTGGTGATAAAGTGAATCATTTTGAAGATGATCCACAAATCTATGATATCTGTCAGGTAACAACTCAGGGATCGGATGGTGAGGAAGATGAAATTGGACTGGTGGAGACGCAAACAGCAATAACACCAGATTCTCATTTTTCACTACCCAATATCGATTGTCCTTACATGGATTTGCCGGCTGGTCATttgtcaataaaaaaatcaacgaaATACGGTCAATTGCTGAGAATTGAGAAAAGACTGTTTTTTGATCAAACCAAAAAGTGTTATTGCGGCATTTTGAACGATTGGCTGCTTTGCTATGCCGATGGGCCCACTTCGAATAGACCGACAATcagtttgtatttaaaaataccaaGTATCGAAATAGAACATTTTGGCGAAGGAAAACGGCGAGATGTTTGCTTTCAAATTACGACTTGTGATCCGAACAAAAGATTTGTATTTCAAGCTATAAATGAAATAGACGCCAAAGAATGGATACATGCCGTAGAAGCAGCTATTAGAAGTGATATTGTTGGTATAGAAGTAAGAAATTCATCTACGCGTAAACTCCCCACACCACCTGtaatgaaaaaattaacatttatgaATTCTTTTCAAAGGGGCAATGAAATGTCATCTATTACAACATCTAATGATTGCATATATGAGGAACCATCACCCAATCATCACTATGCAACAAGTGCTAGTTCGGAGAAACTACCAGAGTTGCCTCAAAAGCAAAATAATTCTTTAGCATTGGCTAATCAGTTCGAATACGATGTCCCCAAGTGTCCACCGCAGCCTTTAAAATATAATTCGGGCAACGACGTACTGTTAATAAATCCGTATGAAAATAAAGGAACGAACTCGCCCGAAAAAACACTGCCTGCAACTAATTGTCTGCCGTCATCACCTCCACCCTCCACAcaaaagatttctttaaaaatggaGGAGAATCTAGATTTTCAAGCCAAAGTCAAGGATGTCCACAGCAAATTAACTAGTCAATTATCGGGGGGTCCAAATGTTAAGAAACCCCTTAAGAAATCAGTATTGTCGTCACCCCAAAGTGATGCAGAATCTCTGGCTACTCCAAGCATAATAGTATCATGTCCCACATCTCCGATGCCAGCAGCAACAGAATTGAAGAAACagaagaaaacaacaacaataacaacacctCCAAACAGTCCACAAAAAATGCCGAACGAAAAGTCGTCATTTGCCAAAAACTGGTTCCTAAATAGGCTAAATAAAACCACCTCCTCAACAAGATCCAATTCATCATCTCCCTCAAATTCTCCCTCGAAATGTAAACAGAGTGAAAAGGAAAATCTTCTCAACTCATCATCCGACGTCTGCGATGGCTACGACCTGCAAGTTTCCAGCATGAACAGTAATCCTGTATCGCCTATATTAAAGTCTTCCTCTCCAACATGTGgcaaaagtaaagtaaatatGATCATCAATCAGTTAGAGGCAAGTGGTCATTTGGCTTCAATGTTTACCGTAGATGCTGTTGCCTCATTTAGTTCCTTTTGTGACAACGATTGCAATAATTATGAACCTATTATGACCGTTTCGACGCCGCCCTCCAATCAActgaaaaaagtttag
- the scra gene encoding anillin isoform X1: protein MDPFTQRMLEKAEQRSRTLGISNAAVSKFPVCDKEASSNFNAISGACATTMAMASQQQKQQKPMQTIVSGDGSGANITKLHVIEKNNKEKTVVSTSHGANSPQKVLRQFSAVDKENMDLGIEINIVTDKNVEIQVQVEEQDFTDDEHKVEQQEASEQKFDQPTANLRDTSRNRLQRLGALYSNTDDLSSPIHRTEGKFHADGNEDTVDSQLRKPQQRLGKLAALANTINQWEDDTSHHGVTTNSSVVQPPPPKPELPSRSRSGLEGQVSAVVSKPSVQCKVEKKNTTEKDKTKQLKWDPKVINSLEAQGFQRRESSNVKVSYEFAEESKDSIRETPCTNDKPKCDVVEENRAVGKLNANKFASISTNAAADNITQTEKKIPNVKTGLVSGRAALFESQVQSHQQQQQKPQKDPTELSLKERMKLFEKNKGEALVPKAAFGMAPAISKIIQDTNHKKDEQRKAKPNVPSKSQAVYNSNATSCSATVVKPFADSKVRDKVTALVNASTGSTIKDDIRKQREEDLQLLANRFNRQKDLINQQQKQLPTISSKNMPTPPPPPPPMSVNTSKRRSPGDVIDEDNKRPRKSHQGTQQRLYPVLPSFESNESSESDNENNCCTTASVSALSTSDEMKSAAQPLRDHNQHDQGSDDENEDSYMESEAEDSSVGLCNGSLGREIMQVVEKNDQQVTNNVKEVRYAEKDHYFGDNTQDTSINSSDASMGVDDYLDEALDDNVEEGDEEDSSHLSRDSKGTTASNSFSFRKVSTETDYNKIQDTAATSTTNNAIYMQPVKSELSVNKENDNVVTLVHTVSFYRRQQSANSANSTPVRKICREQQVLRSAMEKLDAKAAAGTSLHFEPDVEETDEDTQSDSELDDANLVQDKIKKLLEEVCKQQQVIAQTSQALNLCAATIEFSGSTESVEGERHLLVATHRRQACLDEVQRLRVEKTLRPVGAPREKGRLTIKEITIPLRQDYIRKLSLDTISGHHLVCLIKYNEHVLATKTVPTLPGLLAVKFPDVLQLNNVYADFKVTLEIYGMTAQREVLPHEVKYHINFNKKSGIKTPKKKASDNRLVMPPVQSPAGPHAVRTPALVQYGFAIFSLREIQRTSWTLTQVLGVSPLEGVVHMKVNCELSVSVEYKGFLTMFEDISGFGAWHRRWCHLNGTMLNYWKYPDDEKKKAPMGSIDLYTCTSQKVTIAPRDICARLNTMLLECQRPAKDTDQESLIIVPNGRTTTVRYLLSADTKEEREEWCAYFNKTLTLLRAWGPPQ from the exons ATGGATCCTTTTACGCAG CGTATGCTTGAAAAGGCAGAACAGCGAAGTCGGACGCTGGGAATTAGTAATGCAGCTGTAAGTAAATTTCCAGTATGCGATAAAGAGGCTTCATCAAATTTTAATGCAATAAGTGGCGCTTGTGCAACAACAATGGCGATGGCGtcacagcaacaaaaacaacaaaagccAATGCAAACAATTGTATCGGGTGACGGCAGTGGTGCAAACATAACTAAATTGCATGTAATAGAAAAGAATAACAAGGAAAAAACTGTGGTTTCGACTTCACACGGTGCAAACTCTCCACAAAAAGTTCTAAGACAATTTTCTGCTGTGGATAAGGAAAATATGGATTTGGGTATAGAAATTAATATAGTTACTGATAAAAATGTCGAG ATACAGGTTCAAGTAGAAGAACAAGATTTTACAGACGACGAACATAAAGTAGAGCAACAGGAAGCTTCAGAGCAAAAATTCGATCAACCAACAGCTAATTTACGCGATACTTCTAGAAATCGCTTACAACGATTAGGAGCTCTATATTCAAACACAGATGACTTGTCCTCTCCAATTCATCGGACAGAGGGAAAATTTCATGCCGACGGTAATGAGGACACTGTAGATTCACAACTGCGTAAGCCACAGCAGCGTTTAGGTAAATTAGCTGCTCTTGCCAATACCATCAATCAATGGGAAGATGACACGTCACATCATGGCGTAACCACTAACTCGTCTGTAGTGCAACCTCCACCACCTAAACCAGAGCTTCCAAGTAGAAGCAGATCAGGACTTGAGGGACAAGTGAGTGCTGTAGTTTCAAAGCCATCAGTGCAATGCAAAgtggaaaagaaaaacacaactgAAAAAGATAAAACTAAACAGTTAAAATGGGATCCTAAAGTAATTAATTCCTTAGAAGCTCAAGGATTTCAAAGAAGGGAATCATCAAACGTTAAAGTTTCGTACGAATTTGCTGAGGAGTCAAAAGATTCTATTCGAGAAACTCCTTGTACTAATGATAAACCCAAATGTGATGTAGTCGAAGAAAATCGTGCAGTGGGtaaattaaatgcaaataaattcGCCTCGATTTCAACAAATGCTGCTGCAGACAATATTACTCAAACTGAGAAGAAAATTCCAAACGTCAAGACCGGTTTGGTTTCAGGACGTGCAGCTCTATTTGAATCTCAAGTACAAAGccaccagcagcagcaacaaaagcCTCAAAAAGACCCGACAGAGCTTTCATTGAAAGAACGcatgaaattatttgaaaaaaataaaggtGAGGCTCTAGTACCAAAGGCAGCTTTTGGTATGGCACCAGCAATAAGTAAAATTATCCAAGACACCAATCACAAAAAGGATGAACAAAGAAAAG cAAAGCCAAATGTACCGTCAAAATCGCAAGCGGTTTATAATTCCAATGCTACTTCATGTTCAGCGACCGTTGTAAAACCTTTTGCCGATAGCAAAGTACGTGACAAAGTGACTGCATTAGTCAATGCTAGTACAGGAAGTACAATCAAAGATGACATTAGAAAACAACGCGAAGAAGATCTACAGTTGCTGGCCAATCGCTTTAACAGACAAAAAGACTTGATCAACCAACAGCAGAAGCAGTTGCCTACGATTTCAAGCAAAAATATGCCAACTCCTCCACCCCCTCCTCCACCAATGTCTGTAAATACATCAAAAAGAAGATCTC CTGGCGATGTAATCGACGAAGACAATAAACGTCCACGAAAGTCCCATCAAGGAACTCAACAGCGCTTGTATCCAGTCTTGCCGAGCTTTGAATCGAATGAGTCCAGTGAGTCTGACAATGAAAATAATTGCTGTACCACAGCATCAGTTTCAGCTTTAAGTACATCAGATGAAATGAAGTCCGCAGCTCAACCTTTACGCGATCACAATCAACATGATCAAGGATCGGACGATGAAAACGAAGACAG TTATATGGAATCAGAAGCCGAGGACAGCAGTGTTGGTTTATGCAATGGTAGTTTGGGACGTGAAATAATGCAAGTTGTTGAAAAGAATGATCAACAAGTGACCAACAATGTAAAG GAAGTTCGTTACGCCGAAAAGGACCATTATTTTGGAGATAATACACAAGACACATCTATCAATTCATCTGATGCTTCAATGGGTGTAGATGATTATTTGGATGAGGCATTGGATGATAATGTAGAGGAGGGGGATGAAGAAGACAGCAGCCATTTGTCTAGAGAT agtAAAGGAACTACCGCCTCGAACAGTTTTAGTTTTCGAAAGGTGTCTACCGAAACAGATTACAATAAAATACAGGACACAGCAGCTACATCTACAACAAACAATGCAATCTACATGCAACCCGTCAAATCAGAGTTGAGTGTGAATAAAGAAAATGACAATGTAGTAACACTCGTACATACTGTAAGTTTTTATCGCAGACAACAAAGTGCAAAT AGCGCAAATTCTACTCCCGTACGGAAAATATGTCGCGAACAACAAGTTTTACGTTCAGCAATGGAAAAACTGGACGCCAAAGCAGCTGCAGGAACTTCACTGCATTTTGAGCCAGACGTTGAAGAGACCGATGAGGATACTCAATCCGATTCGGAATTAGATGATGCAAATTTGGTTCAAGATAAAATCAAAAAGTTATTGGAGGAAGTGTGTAAACAGCAACAGGTTATTGCTCAAACCAGTCAAGCCTTGAATTTATGTGCGGCTACCATCGAATTTTCTGGATCTACGGAGTCGGTGGAGGGAGAGAGACATCTCCTAGTAGCGA CTCATCGCAGACAAGCCTGCCTGGATGAAGTTCAGCGTCTACGCGTTGAAAAAACTCTTCGTCCTGTGGGGGCGCCCCGTGAAAAAGGCCGTTTGACAATTAAAGAAATTACTATACCTTTGAGACAAGATTATATACGCAAACTATCGTTGGACACAATATCCGGTCACCATTTGGTATGTCTCATCAAGTACAATGAGCATGTTTTAGCCACAAAAACCGTTCCAACTTTACCCGGTCTACTGGCTGTCAAGTTTCCTGATGTTTTGCAATTGAATAATGTGTATGCAGACTTCAAAGTTACATTGGAAATTTATGGTATGACTGCGCAAAGAGAAGTGTTGCCGCATGAAGTCAAGTATcacataaatttcaataaaaagtcTGGCATAAAGACGCCCAAAAAGAAAGCGTCCGATAATCGCCTGGTTATGCCCCCCGTGCAAAGTCCTGCTGGTCCTCATGCTGTTCGTACACCAGCATTGGTGCAATATGGTTTTGCTATATTCTCTCTACGGGAGATTCAGCGAACTTCGTGGACTTTGACACAAGTTTTAGGCGTTAGTCCTCTGGAAGGTGTAGTCCATATGAAAGTGAACTGTGAACTTTCGGTGTCAGTGGAGTACAAAGGATTTCTAACAATGTTTGAAGACATATCCGGTTTCGGAGCTTGGCATAGACGATGGTGCCATTTAAACGGCACCATGCTCAACTACTGGAAATATCCTGATGATGAAAAGAAAAAGGCCCCCATGGGCTCAATTGATTTGTATACGTGTACCTCACAAAAAGTCACTATTGCCCCCAGAGATATTTGTGCACGACTAAACACAATGCTGCTCGAATGCCAAAGGCCGGCTAAAGATACAGATCAGGAATCCTTAATCATTGTACCGAATGGTCGTACGACAACTGTGCGTTACTTGCTGTCAGCCGATACAAAAGAAGAACGTGAAGAGTGGTGTGCATATTTCAATAAAACCTTAACATTGTTACGTGCATGGGGTCCTCCgcaataa
- the LOC135961890 gene encoding uncharacterized protein LOC135961890, with translation MSIENKIELLWNSANTLQVDFQTHKMLKSYYINTCRKLARNNLQIPKEKFATSHMCPYCGCFWNDSTYGLKLISKQFNNNSKTKKLIEKLEQVKGSTGKVLNKKQKNRAKWLMKKNSHNLAISCYQCKRKSLLKLENPKLKTRQQLVQEKSQTEKETPAFESGKKLLSHHQQKNKNGSNLENNISTPLPSKSKKEISKTKNKKVANNNAPNKVVSKTQKQNSLLQLAALLQKQTKDDKKNSAQKRLESFLK, from the exons ATGtcgattgaaaataaaatcgaaCTACTATGGAACAGTGCAAATACGTTACAGGTTGATTTTCAAACACACAAAATGCTAAAATCTTATTACAT AAATACTTGCCGGAAGCTAGCAAGGAACAATTTACAAATCCCTAAGGAAAAGTTCGCCACATCACATATGTGTCCATATTGCGGATGTTTTTGGAACGACAGTACATATGGACTTAAGTTGATatctaaacaatttaataataattccaAGACAAAGAAATTAATAGAAAAGTTGGAGCAAGTCAAAGGTTCTACTGGcaaagttttgaataaaaagcaaaaaaatcgtGCGAAAtggttaatgaaaaaaaattcacacaacCTGGCGATTAGTTGTTATCAATGTAAACGaaaatctttattaaaattagaaaatccaAAGCTAAAGACTCGCCAGCAGTTGGTACAAGAAAAAAGTCAAACTGAAAAAGAAACTCCTGCCTTTGaatctggaaaaaaattattaagccatCATCAGCAGAAAAATAAGAATGGCAGTAATTTAGAAAACAACATATCTACTCCCTTGCCTTCGAAATCAAAAAAGGAAATAtcgaaaaccaaaaataaaaaagttgccAATAATAATGCTCCTAATAAAGTCGTTTCTAAAACACAAAAACAGAATTCTCTTCTACAACTGGCTGCTTTActtcaaaaacaaacaaaagatgATAAGAAGAATTCCGCACAAAAGAGACTAGAGTCatttttaaagtaa
- the scra gene encoding anillin isoform X2: MDPFTQRMLEKAEQRSRTLGISNAAVSKFPVCDKEASSNFNAISGACATTMAMASQQQKQQKPMQTIVSGDGSGANITKLHVIEKNNKEKTVVSTSHGANSPQKVLRQFSAVDKENMDLGIEINIVTDKNVEVQVEEQDFTDDEHKVEQQEASEQKFDQPTANLRDTSRNRLQRLGALYSNTDDLSSPIHRTEGKFHADGNEDTVDSQLRKPQQRLGKLAALANTINQWEDDTSHHGVTTNSSVVQPPPPKPELPSRSRSGLEGQVSAVVSKPSVQCKVEKKNTTEKDKTKQLKWDPKVINSLEAQGFQRRESSNVKVSYEFAEESKDSIRETPCTNDKPKCDVVEENRAVGKLNANKFASISTNAAADNITQTEKKIPNVKTGLVSGRAALFESQVQSHQQQQQKPQKDPTELSLKERMKLFEKNKGEALVPKAAFGMAPAISKIIQDTNHKKDEQRKAKPNVPSKSQAVYNSNATSCSATVVKPFADSKVRDKVTALVNASTGSTIKDDIRKQREEDLQLLANRFNRQKDLINQQQKQLPTISSKNMPTPPPPPPPMSVNTSKRRSPGDVIDEDNKRPRKSHQGTQQRLYPVLPSFESNESSESDNENNCCTTASVSALSTSDEMKSAAQPLRDHNQHDQGSDDENEDSYMESEAEDSSVGLCNGSLGREIMQVVEKNDQQVTNNVKEVRYAEKDHYFGDNTQDTSINSSDASMGVDDYLDEALDDNVEEGDEEDSSHLSRDSKGTTASNSFSFRKVSTETDYNKIQDTAATSTTNNAIYMQPVKSELSVNKENDNVVTLVHTVSFYRRQQSANSANSTPVRKICREQQVLRSAMEKLDAKAAAGTSLHFEPDVEETDEDTQSDSELDDANLVQDKIKKLLEEVCKQQQVIAQTSQALNLCAATIEFSGSTESVEGERHLLVATHRRQACLDEVQRLRVEKTLRPVGAPREKGRLTIKEITIPLRQDYIRKLSLDTISGHHLVCLIKYNEHVLATKTVPTLPGLLAVKFPDVLQLNNVYADFKVTLEIYGMTAQREVLPHEVKYHINFNKKSGIKTPKKKASDNRLVMPPVQSPAGPHAVRTPALVQYGFAIFSLREIQRTSWTLTQVLGVSPLEGVVHMKVNCELSVSVEYKGFLTMFEDISGFGAWHRRWCHLNGTMLNYWKYPDDEKKKAPMGSIDLYTCTSQKVTIAPRDICARLNTMLLECQRPAKDTDQESLIIVPNGRTTTVRYLLSADTKEEREEWCAYFNKTLTLLRAWGPPQ; this comes from the exons ATGGATCCTTTTACGCAG CGTATGCTTGAAAAGGCAGAACAGCGAAGTCGGACGCTGGGAATTAGTAATGCAGCTGTAAGTAAATTTCCAGTATGCGATAAAGAGGCTTCATCAAATTTTAATGCAATAAGTGGCGCTTGTGCAACAACAATGGCGATGGCGtcacagcaacaaaaacaacaaaagccAATGCAAACAATTGTATCGGGTGACGGCAGTGGTGCAAACATAACTAAATTGCATGTAATAGAAAAGAATAACAAGGAAAAAACTGTGGTTTCGACTTCACACGGTGCAAACTCTCCACAAAAAGTTCTAAGACAATTTTCTGCTGTGGATAAGGAAAATATGGATTTGGGTATAGAAATTAATATAGTTACTGATAAAAATGTCGAG GTTCAAGTAGAAGAACAAGATTTTACAGACGACGAACATAAAGTAGAGCAACAGGAAGCTTCAGAGCAAAAATTCGATCAACCAACAGCTAATTTACGCGATACTTCTAGAAATCGCTTACAACGATTAGGAGCTCTATATTCAAACACAGATGACTTGTCCTCTCCAATTCATCGGACAGAGGGAAAATTTCATGCCGACGGTAATGAGGACACTGTAGATTCACAACTGCGTAAGCCACAGCAGCGTTTAGGTAAATTAGCTGCTCTTGCCAATACCATCAATCAATGGGAAGATGACACGTCACATCATGGCGTAACCACTAACTCGTCTGTAGTGCAACCTCCACCACCTAAACCAGAGCTTCCAAGTAGAAGCAGATCAGGACTTGAGGGACAAGTGAGTGCTGTAGTTTCAAAGCCATCAGTGCAATGCAAAgtggaaaagaaaaacacaactgAAAAAGATAAAACTAAACAGTTAAAATGGGATCCTAAAGTAATTAATTCCTTAGAAGCTCAAGGATTTCAAAGAAGGGAATCATCAAACGTTAAAGTTTCGTACGAATTTGCTGAGGAGTCAAAAGATTCTATTCGAGAAACTCCTTGTACTAATGATAAACCCAAATGTGATGTAGTCGAAGAAAATCGTGCAGTGGGtaaattaaatgcaaataaattcGCCTCGATTTCAACAAATGCTGCTGCAGACAATATTACTCAAACTGAGAAGAAAATTCCAAACGTCAAGACCGGTTTGGTTTCAGGACGTGCAGCTCTATTTGAATCTCAAGTACAAAGccaccagcagcagcaacaaaagcCTCAAAAAGACCCGACAGAGCTTTCATTGAAAGAACGcatgaaattatttgaaaaaaataaaggtGAGGCTCTAGTACCAAAGGCAGCTTTTGGTATGGCACCAGCAATAAGTAAAATTATCCAAGACACCAATCACAAAAAGGATGAACAAAGAAAAG cAAAGCCAAATGTACCGTCAAAATCGCAAGCGGTTTATAATTCCAATGCTACTTCATGTTCAGCGACCGTTGTAAAACCTTTTGCCGATAGCAAAGTACGTGACAAAGTGACTGCATTAGTCAATGCTAGTACAGGAAGTACAATCAAAGATGACATTAGAAAACAACGCGAAGAAGATCTACAGTTGCTGGCCAATCGCTTTAACAGACAAAAAGACTTGATCAACCAACAGCAGAAGCAGTTGCCTACGATTTCAAGCAAAAATATGCCAACTCCTCCACCCCCTCCTCCACCAATGTCTGTAAATACATCAAAAAGAAGATCTC CTGGCGATGTAATCGACGAAGACAATAAACGTCCACGAAAGTCCCATCAAGGAACTCAACAGCGCTTGTATCCAGTCTTGCCGAGCTTTGAATCGAATGAGTCCAGTGAGTCTGACAATGAAAATAATTGCTGTACCACAGCATCAGTTTCAGCTTTAAGTACATCAGATGAAATGAAGTCCGCAGCTCAACCTTTACGCGATCACAATCAACATGATCAAGGATCGGACGATGAAAACGAAGACAG TTATATGGAATCAGAAGCCGAGGACAGCAGTGTTGGTTTATGCAATGGTAGTTTGGGACGTGAAATAATGCAAGTTGTTGAAAAGAATGATCAACAAGTGACCAACAATGTAAAG GAAGTTCGTTACGCCGAAAAGGACCATTATTTTGGAGATAATACACAAGACACATCTATCAATTCATCTGATGCTTCAATGGGTGTAGATGATTATTTGGATGAGGCATTGGATGATAATGTAGAGGAGGGGGATGAAGAAGACAGCAGCCATTTGTCTAGAGAT agtAAAGGAACTACCGCCTCGAACAGTTTTAGTTTTCGAAAGGTGTCTACCGAAACAGATTACAATAAAATACAGGACACAGCAGCTACATCTACAACAAACAATGCAATCTACATGCAACCCGTCAAATCAGAGTTGAGTGTGAATAAAGAAAATGACAATGTAGTAACACTCGTACATACTGTAAGTTTTTATCGCAGACAACAAAGTGCAAAT AGCGCAAATTCTACTCCCGTACGGAAAATATGTCGCGAACAACAAGTTTTACGTTCAGCAATGGAAAAACTGGACGCCAAAGCAGCTGCAGGAACTTCACTGCATTTTGAGCCAGACGTTGAAGAGACCGATGAGGATACTCAATCCGATTCGGAATTAGATGATGCAAATTTGGTTCAAGATAAAATCAAAAAGTTATTGGAGGAAGTGTGTAAACAGCAACAGGTTATTGCTCAAACCAGTCAAGCCTTGAATTTATGTGCGGCTACCATCGAATTTTCTGGATCTACGGAGTCGGTGGAGGGAGAGAGACATCTCCTAGTAGCGA CTCATCGCAGACAAGCCTGCCTGGATGAAGTTCAGCGTCTACGCGTTGAAAAAACTCTTCGTCCTGTGGGGGCGCCCCGTGAAAAAGGCCGTTTGACAATTAAAGAAATTACTATACCTTTGAGACAAGATTATATACGCAAACTATCGTTGGACACAATATCCGGTCACCATTTGGTATGTCTCATCAAGTACAATGAGCATGTTTTAGCCACAAAAACCGTTCCAACTTTACCCGGTCTACTGGCTGTCAAGTTTCCTGATGTTTTGCAATTGAATAATGTGTATGCAGACTTCAAAGTTACATTGGAAATTTATGGTATGACTGCGCAAAGAGAAGTGTTGCCGCATGAAGTCAAGTATcacataaatttcaataaaaagtcTGGCATAAAGACGCCCAAAAAGAAAGCGTCCGATAATCGCCTGGTTATGCCCCCCGTGCAAAGTCCTGCTGGTCCTCATGCTGTTCGTACACCAGCATTGGTGCAATATGGTTTTGCTATATTCTCTCTACGGGAGATTCAGCGAACTTCGTGGACTTTGACACAAGTTTTAGGCGTTAGTCCTCTGGAAGGTGTAGTCCATATGAAAGTGAACTGTGAACTTTCGGTGTCAGTGGAGTACAAAGGATTTCTAACAATGTTTGAAGACATATCCGGTTTCGGAGCTTGGCATAGACGATGGTGCCATTTAAACGGCACCATGCTCAACTACTGGAAATATCCTGATGATGAAAAGAAAAAGGCCCCCATGGGCTCAATTGATTTGTATACGTGTACCTCACAAAAAGTCACTATTGCCCCCAGAGATATTTGTGCACGACTAAACACAATGCTGCTCGAATGCCAAAGGCCGGCTAAAGATACAGATCAGGAATCCTTAATCATTGTACCGAATGGTCGTACGACAACTGTGCGTTACTTGCTGTCAGCCGATACAAAAGAAGAACGTGAAGAGTGGTGTGCATATTTCAATAAAACCTTAACATTGTTACGTGCATGGGGTCCTCCgcaataa